cacacagtccagttcaaagtgaatcatgtcaggccctactgcctgtaaaaacctcagtccagttcatagtgaatcatgtcaggccctactgcctgtaaaaacctcagtccagttcatagtgaatcatgtcaggccctactgcctgtaaaaacctcagtccagttcatagtgaatcatgtcaggccctactgcctgtaaaaacctcagtccagttcatagtgaatcatgtcaggccctactgcctgtaaaaacctcagtccagttcatagtgaatcatgtcaggccctactgcctgtaaaaacctcagtccagttcaaagtgaatcaTGTCAGGCCCTACTGCCTTTAAAAACctcagtccagttcatagtgaatcatGTCAGGCCCATGTGGAAAATGGCTTTTTTGCGTAATGGtctactgtatctctgattgGTTGTGACGCACCGGTCTGCGTAAACTCCGGTCCTGAACTCCGGTCCTGGACTCCGGTCCTGAACTCCGGTACTGAACTCCGGTCCTGAACTCCGGTCCTGGACTCCGGTCCTGAACTCCGGTCCTGGACTCCGGTCCTGGGCTCCGGTCCTGGACCCCGGTCCTGGGCTCCGGTCCTGGACTCCGGTCCTGGGCTCCGGTCCTGGACTCCGGGCCTGGGCTCCGGTCCTGGACTCCGGTCCTGAACTCCGGTCCTGGACTCCGGTCATGGACTCCGGTCCTGGACTCCGGTCCTGGGCTCCGGTCCTGGACTCCGGTCCTGGGCTCCGGGCCTGGACTCCGGTCCTGAACTCCGGTCCTGGACTCCGGTCCTGGGCTCCGGTCCTGGACCCCGGTCCTGGGCTCCGGTCCTGGACTCCGGTCCTGGGCTCCGGTCCTGGACTCCGGGCCTGGGCTACGGTCCTGGACTCCGGTCCTGAACTCCGGTCCTGGACTCCGGTCATGGACTCCGGTCATGGACTCCGGTCCTGGACTCCGGTCCTGGGCTCCGGTCCTGGACTCCGGTCCTGGGCTCCGGTCCTGGACTCCGGTCCTGGGCTCCGGTCCTGGACTCCGGTCCTGGGCTCCGGTCCTGGACTCCGGGCCTGGGCTCCGGTCCTGAACTCCGGTCCTGGACTCCGGTCATGGACTCCGGTCCTGGACTCCGGTCCTGGACTCCGGGCCTTATTAGGTTTTATTAACTGCAGTGtttattaattgtccaaacgcacggccgctttcccactctatattgataaagaattttcacaaatgccttaatATGTACGTAATTCCCAAACATTATAGGAATTTATGAAAACGTGAAAATTGACCATATCTAAGCGctcgcttgtcagaaaatgtaaaaaaattaataaaataagtggttgtcccacctagctatctgaagatgaattcTCTAATTGTAAATCGCtccggataagagcgtctgctaactGACTCAAATTTGTCAAATGTAGACTCTTGAGGTTAACAGGAACCTCTACTGTAGCTGTGAACTGACCCCCTGCATTTGTCTATACCTCTTGACTGTACGAGTGAGCTATTACAGACAGACGGGCAGGACGCCAACCAGTACCTCTCTGCTTCCTAACcaggaggggggaaaaaaacgagCTTTTTTCATTAAGCCGTTAAAGTGAATGAGATGTCAAGTGGCACGTAGTTTATCGGGCTTTTTAACACGGTACCTTTTAGCAAATGAGTTCCCCGGGCCTTGCAACGGAGAGGTGTGTGTAAAGCGTTCTGTTTGTGGTTGTTGATGATTGAGTGAAGGTTGTTTAGGGGTTGCCTGCGTGTTTGTCTTGGGGCACAGCTGAATTACTACATGGCTCTTTAAGCCTGTCCACAATACAACGGGTTCAAATGAATCATTACAAATAAATCAAATGAGACGGAGGGAGGTGGTGTGAGGTGAGGAACGGATGGATTATATGTGTGTGGAATGGGGGGAAAAGGCATTGATTGGATGAGCCCTGTTCAATTAGACTGCTGTCTGCGCTGAACAAGGCAGGAAGCGGAGGAGGATTGGTTCATATTTATCCCGAGGGATTAGCTGGTGGGGTGAATGATGGACGGTGAGGGATAGGACGTGGCGTGAATCATTTCCTGGGTacacagagaggaggaacagTGAAGGTATGACCCAGGCGCTTTGGGGGCATTCGCATTCACAACCACTAATCATGTGTGTTAGTCAGAAGGAGTGTCGTTAATCACAGCTTGGGAGAGGAGAACAGTgtgggggagaggagaacagTGGAGAAATGGCCAGACCTAATGTCTTACTCATGGCATTCACAACCATTGATCAGGAGTGTGACCAGGCTGGTGTCACAGAGAAAACACTGAAGCACAGTTGAAATGCATTTCAACGGGAAGCAGAGAGCACAAAGCTGTGGCGGAGGAAGCAGAATGACCTCACATCCTGACGTTGTGTAATTCTACCAGAATCATGGGTTCTGTAATGTGGGGTAATGTTTCCATTCATTTTGGTTGGATGGTGTACAACTCTAGTCAGCTGTGTACAGCGAGGGTGtgacgtgtgagagagagaacatagtgCCTTCATCACGTCCCCTGTCACATGGTGCATCAcatgtcctggaggcagaacacACTGCAATGACATCAGACAAGTTCTCCGATGAGGAAAGACAGAGAAACTTCACCTCGACACTTTTCAGTTGAAGGTTTTCAAACAGTCCCGATGTTCTCAGTTTGGCCACTTTCTCCCCAGTCTGTTTGCTTCCTccgggctctgctctgctctgcggCAGAGGCCCACTAACCCTGGGTAGGGCTAGGGTGGAGGGattagagagaggggaaaagagagagggaggagtatcAGAACAGGGGGGTCAGCCCTGAAGGTAGGAGTTGGAGCCGTGCTCTGTAAGgttagaacagaggagagagggagagatgtgggggaaggagggagggagtgggtgagtagggagggagagatggagggagggggtagggagggagtgggtgggtgaatgagtagggagagagagatggagggagggggtagggagggactgggtgggtgagtgagtagggagagagagatggagggagggggtagggagggagtgggtgggtgagtagggagggagagatgtagggagggagtgggtgggtgggtgagtagggagggagggggtagggagggacTGGGTGGGAGTGGGTgggtgagtagggagggagagatggggcagGGAGGGTggaagtggggagagagggagggagtggagagagacagagagactggaggggAGGAGTGTGGACTCAGGGGCAGGAGTTGGAGCCGTGCTTTGAGTCATACCAGTGTGTTCTGCCAGCGGTATTTAACCAGTACCACACCCTGAACAGGCTTCATAACGGGAACAATCTACTGCTATCtctaggttctgttctgttctctaagGTAAGTCAGCTATCTCTAGGTTCTGTTCTCTAAGGGGAGTCAGCTATCTCTAGGTTCTGTTCTCTAAGGGGAGTCAGCTATCTCTAGGTTCTGAACAATCTACTGTTATCtctaggttctgttctgttctctaagGTAAGTCAGCTATCTCTAGGTTCTGTTCTCTAAGGTAAGTCAGCTATCTCTAGGTTCTGAACAATCTACTGCTATCTCTAGGTCCTGTTCACTAAGGGAAGTCAGCTATCTCTAGGTTCTGTTCTCTAAGGGAAGTCAGCTATCTCTAGGTTCTGAACAATCTACTGCTATCTCTAGGTTCTGTTCTCTAAGGGAACTCAGCTATCTCTAGGTTCTGTTCTCTAAGGTAGGTCAGCTATCTCTAGGTCCTGTTCACTAAGGGAAGTCAGCTATCTCTAGGTTCTGTTCTCTAAGGGAAGTCAGCTATCTCTAGGTTCTGTTCTCTAAGGGAAGTCAGCTATCTCTAGGTCCTGTTCTCTAAGGGAAGTCAGCTATCTCTAGGTTCTGTTCTCTAAGGGAAGTCAGCTATCtctaggttctgttctgttctctaaggtctgtctgtctgtctgtctgtctgtctgtctgtctgtctgtctgtctgtctgtctgtctgtctgcctgtctgtctgtctgtctgtctgtctgtctgtctgtctgtctgtctgtctgtactgtctgtctgtctgtctgtctgtctgtctgatgtactgtctgtctgtctgtcggtcgttCCATTCCAATGCTATCCAGTCTGATCCTCACTAAATGAATGAACAGCTTATTGGAAGCAGTAGATTCTTCCTTTtacaggtcaggggtcaggggtcaggggtcagatcAGTCCGTCCTGCTGCTGTTGTTTCGACACGGTCGGCTGATCCTGGGACAGTTGCTTTTGATAACATTGTTATTTACCCCTAATCAACGTTAAACATTGTTACTAATGAGACAGTGGGCTGTAAtaaacacactgtgtgtgtgtgtgtactgtacacacacactgtaaatgaGTTGGCACGGCAACACAGTGGGCTTGCCCCTGGAATTCTAACAGTTTGTGGTGGAATGTCTGCTGGGTGGTACCGACCttggtgttacacacacacacacacacacacacacacacacacacacacacacacacacacacacacacacacacacacacacacacacacacacagcgtgttTATCACAGCCCACTGTGTCATTAGTCCTGTAAAACTACCATTACAGTAGATCTAATTGGGTATATGATATTTCATGActcagcttgaaacatgttatttaaatatatatttttaacctttaatttaactaggcaagtcagttaattaagaacatattcttattttcaggGGCACAGTAGAGTAAGGACCTGTATTAACCGTCTGTGTATATAGAGCTGTGGAGTCAAGACAGattctgaggtcattaaaggtACCAGTACAGTACGCTGTGGATCTATATGCAACACAACAGGGCCTGTGGAATGGACCAGGATGTGTGATTCACATGGAGGAGGGGAAGTTAGTTCCCACTCCAAGAACTCTGTCATCATGGTTGCTAGGTGATTAAATATTATTGACCTCTGCCAttgttggagaaaaaaaaaggacTACTCCTCCCAACTGATTTTCTGTCAATTTAACAAGAAAAAGACGATGGACTTTCATCTAAAACCCTGATTTTGGGCGGTAATCGCATGTTGTGTGTTTAAATGTTTACACGTTTGTCATTCGTTGTCTCGACAACTACTGTAAACTTTGAGTTTAttatgtatgtgtctgtctggtaCTAGTCTCTAAGGAAGTGACCTCATTCCGTATCTAACGTCGTAAATGAGACCGTTGGAGCCTCCAGCTGGGTTACCACGGTGACGGTGTGACACATCCTAAAGCTCGTTTTACAGCCCATCGTATACTTTTAAGTTATCtattttttaatttgtaattttTTACAGGGATTTCACAATGGCGTTGGTTTCCGAGTTCCTGGGCCAGCTCACGCTGAATTTTGGCGGGGTGAGTTCCCTACAGCTGAACTACTGTCAACGTTAAGGTCATGGGGTCAACCTGTAATGAAATCTGTCCTCTGTCAGGTGATTGTAAACGGGTAACTTGGTAACTGTGTCCCCTTCAGGAGAGCGAGCCTAAATTCCCCACGGTGGTGGCAGCAAGGGATTTTGATCCAGCTAAAGATGCTGCCAGGATAGAAACGGCCGTCAAAACCAAGGGTGAGAGAATCACAGCAAGGATTACCATAGTCCCACCAATTACAGTCTATCActtcataatgttttgtagatTAGAAATACGTTGTGAACTTGATGGGTGCATTAATATATCTGTCACAATGTATTTGCACTAATATAAGTGTCATAATATCATAGTAATTCAGTTTTTATCTAGAGTGGTTACGATATAAACAGAACTCAGTATGAGCTGGTAACAGTAATGCGCTGCCTCTCATTATGTTGCTGTATGTATCTCGCGATTTAGCGCCATCTGCTGGCCGTTTTACGTTACTACACCTTGCCAACCACATCGCACCTTTCTTCTGTGGTGCCGTGCCCGTAAACAGACATCATTGGATCAGTTGACCATATTTCATCTCAGTAACGTATTTCCATAGTATCTATTGCCATCCTTGTTGTCTATGCCTGTGAAACCATTGTCTTTTCACACCATTTTCATCAATCGGCGATTTAGAGAAAAAAACATAATCCTGATTCTTGACACTGGTTTGTATTTATATGAATGGAAACATCTCCATGGAAACATCTCCATGGAAACATCTCCATGGAAACATCTCCGTGAGCACAGCGCTGGTTGAGTCATTTTCCTGCCTATGTTCCCAACATAACTTCACTAAACCCCACAGAGTATACAGGGATTTTCTGTCTGACAACGCCTTGGCTTTCCAGCCCTGTCGGTCTGCCACAAACCAACCACTGCTAACTCACTGCAGCCCCCCCTGTACCCAATGAAAGCCCTGACTAGCTGGGTTTTTCCACCAACAGTGTATACTGTACCGAATCGAGGCCTTGATACAGTGATACATGAAGGAAATGTGACTGTTGCTGTTTTGGCATTTCATCAGTGTCAATCTCATCAAAAACGTTTTCATGTGATATATCAGACATTTACTTCATACTATATTATATCTGTCTGTACCTACTCTATATACTCATACTATATTATATCTGTCTGTACCTACTCTATATACTCATACTATAATATATCTGTCTGTACCTACTCTATATACTCATACTATGATATATCTGTCTGTACCTACTCTATATACTCATACTATAATATATCTGTCTGTACCTACTCTATATACTCATGCTATAATATATCTGTCTGTACCTACTCCTCTATATACTCAAAGCTAGTGTGGCTGTTGTATGTAAAATTGAATATTTCCCATGTTCCCCAGCTGTCAACGAATTAACATAAATGTATGTTAATCACACCTCTGTAATATTTCCCATGTTCCCCAGCTGTCAACTAATTAACATAAATGTATGTTAATCACACCTCTGTAATATTTCCCATGTTCCCCAGCTGTCAACTAATTAACATAAATGTATGTTAATCACACCTCTGTAATATTTCCCATGTTCCCCAGGTGTGGATGAGCTGACCATCATTGACATCCTGACCAGACGGAGCTACTCCCAGAGGAGAGAGATCGCCTTCGAGTATGAGAAGAGATCCAAGAAGGTGAAGGCGGTGAAATAGAGATTGTTTTTTTGTTCAACAAGATGCTTTTTCATAAAGCAACTGCCGCTAATGTGGAcatcaagataatccatcctcaTTTAGACATATTTTACAGTGGGGCGGTCTATCATCTCTGTGTATTTTACAGTGGGACGGAACTATCATCTCTGTGTATTTTACAGTGGGACGGTCTATCAACTCTGTGTATTTTACAGTGGGAAGGTCTATCATCTCTGTGTATTTTACAGTGGGAAACTATCATCTCTGTGTATTTTACAGTGGGGCGGTCTATCATCTCTGTGTATTTTACAGTGGGATGGTCTATCATCTCTGTGTATTTTACAGTGGGATGGAACTATCACCTCTGTGTATTTTACAGTGGGACGGTCTATCATCTCTGTGTATTTTACAGTGGGATGGAACTATCACCTCTGTGTATTTTACAGTGGGACGGACTATCATCTCTGTGTATTTTACAGTGGGACAGTCTATCATCTCTGTGTATTTTACAGTGGGACGGTGTATCatctctgtgtatgtctctccTGTAGGATATGATCACAGCTCTGAAGGGggctctgtctgggtctctggaGGCTGTAATTCTGGGACTGATGAAGAGTACAGCTCAGTACGACGCCTCTGAGATCAAAGGATCCATCAAGGTGAGGAGGAGGCCGCAATCTTTCCTTACGTGAAGCCTAAACGACACGGATCACAGTCACTGCTGCCCTCTCCTGGTCTGATGGATGTGTGGCCTAGACACAGACTTGCTATTCATACTGCTGTTAAAAAAACACTGTTCTCTCCAGGGTCTGTACTAGTCATACTGCTGTTAAAACCACTGTTCCCTCCAGGGTCTGGGGACCGACGAGGAGACTCTGATAGAGATGGTTTGTTCCCGCAGCGCTGAAGAACTGGTGGAAATCAAACGCGTCTACAAGGAGTGTAAGTAGGAGAAACATCTAGAATTAGGATCGAGATCAGATTGAAAACGTAAGGATTGTGTGGttttaaaaattttttttttatatatccaCAGTGTTTAAGAAGGAGCTGGAGAAGGACGTGGCTGGAGACACATCGGGAGACTTCAGGAGTCTGCTGTTGGCCCTGGTACAGGTAGGATCATACAACGACTTTACAATGTCGAGCTTCCTAAGATTGACCAACCAATAGCTTTATTAATAATGATTTGGATACGGAGGAGTCTGCTGTTGGCCCTGGTACAGGTAGGATCATACAACGACTTTACAATGTCGAGCTTCCTAAGATTGACCAACCAATAGCTTTATTAATAATGATTTGGATACGGAGGAGTCTGCTGTTGGCCCTGGTACAGGTAGGATCATACAACGACTTTACAATGTCGAGCTTCCTAAGATTGACCAACCAATAGCTTTATTAATAATGATTTGGATACGAAGGAGTCTTGTCTGAATATTGGTGTAAAACTGTGTTCTCCATTGTATTCTATGGCCATTTTACGTTACTACACCTTGTCAACCACATCGCACCTTTCTTCTGTGGTGCTATGCCCGTAAACAGACATCATTGGATCAGTTGACCATATGTTCTCCATTGTATTCTATGTCATTCAATAGGCAAAGAGAGATGAGCCCTCAAATATTGTTGACTACGAGAAGATCGACCAGGATGCCAGAGTAAGACAAATACACGGACACTAAAACAACGTACCAGAACCAAACACTAAAGCATTGATACTGACACTAAAACACCGTACCAGAACCAAACACTAAAGCATTGATACTGACACTAAAACACCGTACCAGAACCAAACACTAAAGCATTGATACTGACAGTAAAACACCGTACCAGAACCAAACACTAAAGCATTGATACTGACACTAAAACACTGTACCAGAACCAAACACTAAAGCATTGATACTGACACTAAAACACTGTACCAGAACCAAACACTAAAGCATTGATACTGACACTAAAACACTGTACCAGAACCAAACACTAAAGCCTTGATACTGACACTAAAACACTGTACCAGAACCAAACACTAAAGCATTGATACTGACACTAAAACACCGTACCAGAACCAAACACTAAAGCATTGATACGGACACTAAAACACTGTACCAGAACCAAACACTAAAGCATTGATACTGACAGTAAAACACCATACCAGAACCAAACACTAACAGTAAAACACCATACCAGAACCAAACACTAACAGTAAAACACCGTACCAGAACCAAACACTAAAGCATTGATACTGACAGTAAAACACCGTACCAGAACCAAACACTAACAGTAAAACACCGTACCAGAACCAAACACTAACAGTAAAACACCGTACCAGAACCAAACACTAAAGCATTGATACTGACACTAAAACACTGTACCAGAACCAAACACTAAAGCACTGATACTGACACTAAAACACTGTACCAGAACCAAACACTAAAGCATTGATACTGACACTAAAACACTGTACCAGAACCAAACACTAAAGCATTGATACTGACACTAAAACACTGTACCAGAACCAAACACTAAAGCATTGATACTGACACTAAAACACCGTACCAGAACCAAACACTAAAGCATTGATACTGACACTAAAACACTGTACCAGAACCAAACACTAAAGCATTGATACTGACACTAAAACACCGTACCAGAACCAAACACTAAAGCATTGATACT
This sequence is a window from Oncorhynchus clarkii lewisi isolate Uvic-CL-2024 chromosome 26, UVic_Ocla_1.0, whole genome shotgun sequence. Protein-coding genes within it:
- the LOC139384638 gene encoding uncharacterized protein, whose product is MGCKTSFRMCHTVTVVTQLEAPTVSFTTTGVQDRSPGPESRTGAQDRSPGPEPRTGVQDRSPGPESRTGAQDRSPGPESMTGVHDRSPGPEFRTGVQDRSPGPESRTGAQDRSPGPEPRTGVQDRSPGPESRTGVQDRSPGPEPRTGVQDRSPGPESRTGVHDRSPGPEFRTGVQDRSPGPESRTGAQDRSPGPEPRTGVQDRSPGPESRTGVQDRSPGPEFRTGVQYRSSGPESRTGVQDRSLRRPVRHNQSEIQ
- the LOC139384447 gene encoding annexin A2-A-like; its protein translation is MALVSEFLGQLTLNFGGESEPKFPTVVAARDFDPAKDAARIETAVKTKGVDELTIIDILTRRSYSQRREIAFEYEKRSKKDMITALKGALSGSLEAVILGLMKSTAQYDASEIKGSIKGLGTDEETLIEMVCSRSAEELVEIKRVYKELFKKELEKDVAGDTSGDFRSLLLALVQAKRDEPSNIVDYEKIDQDARALYEAGVKRKGTDVATWITIMSERSVPHLQKVFDRYKSYSPYDMQESIRKEVKGDLEKSFLTLVECFENKQQYFANRLSEAMKGKSAKEKVVTRIVVSRCEVDLMKIRTEFKKLNQKSLYQTIAEHTKGDYQKVLLSLCGGDD